The genomic interval GGGGCGGCTCAGTCGCCCAGGTAGAGCACCGCGTCGATCTCGATGTCGAAGCCCTCCAGCGCCACCGGCAGGGTGGTCCGGGCCGGCAGGCTCTCGGTGCCGAAGAACTCCCGGTAGATCTCGTTCATCGCCGGGAAGTCGGCGAAGTCGCGCAGGTAGACGCCGACCCGTACCGCCCGGTCGAGGTCACCGCCGGCCGCCTCGGCCACCTTCGCCAGGTTGGCGAAGGCCGCCCGGGCCTGCTCGGCGAAGTCGCCCTGCACCCAGGTACCGTCCGGGCGCACCGGGCAGGCCCCGGAGAGGTACGCGAAGTCCCCGGCGACCACCGCGTGCGAGTACGGCCCGCCGGGCGGTGCGGCCCGGTCGGCCACGACGATCTGCTTGGGCATGGGTCAACCTCCGTGTCGGGGAAACTGTTCGGCGAGCCCGTCCGGGCCCACCAGGGGTGGGGTGAGAAGTCGACGTACCGCCCGGTCCCGGTCGGCGAGTGCGGCGCGCTGCGCCCCGGTGAGCGGAATCCACGGCGGCACGGGTTCGGGCTGCCGGGGTGGCAGCAGCCGGCCCGCCCGGTAGGTCGCCTCGTTGACCAGCCGCAGCGGTGCGTACCGGCGCTGCCCGTGCACGTCGACCAGCTCGTGCCGGCCGAGGTCGGTCGAGAAGACCGCGAGATCGGCCGGGGCGCCGACCGCGAGCGTGCCGGTCCCGTCCGGCAGGCCGAGCGCCCGGGCCGGTCCGACGGTCGCCGCCGCCACCACCTGCGGCAGGCTCATCCCGACCGCCAGCATCTTGGCCATCGTGGTCGGCAGGTCGAAGACCGGGCCGTGCAGCGACCGGCTGTGCAGGTCGGTGGAGACGGCGTGCGGCGGCATCCCGGCGGCCAACTGCGCCTCCAGTACGTCGAAGGCGAAGCCGCCGGAGCCGTGCCCGAGGTCGAAGCGCACCCCCGCCTGGTACGCCTCCTTCGCCGCCGGGTCGAAGCCGTCCGGTCCGGCCGCGATGCCGCTGGCGCAGTGCGTGATCAGGTCACCGGGGCGCAGCAGCGGCAGCATCTGCGCCACCGTCGGCGGTCCGGCCCCGATGTGCACCATCACCGGCAGCCCGCACTCCCCGGCCACCTCGACCGCCCGGCGCAACGGGGCCAGGCCGTGCGTACCGACGTTGTGCCGGTCCATCCGCACCTTGATCCCGACGATGCGCTCCCGGTGCGCCCGTACGGTCGACACCGCCAGCTCCACGTCGCAGTTGGCCAGTTCCCGGGACTCGCCGACCGGGGCGACCAGCCCCACCGCCGAGATGTTCAGCAGCGCGGGCACCCGGACGGTGTACCGGGCCGAGGCGGCCGCGAAGGCCGCAAACCCGTACGCCCCGGCGGAGCCGGCGTCCACCCAGGTGGTCACGCCGGAGCGCCAGGCCACCGGATCGGGGTCGATGCCCCAGTACGTCGCACCGGCGTACACGTGCGTGTGCAGGTCGACCAGGCCGGGCGTGACCAGCCTGCCGGCCAGTTCGACCCGCTCGGCGGCCCGGTCCCGGGGCAGTACGGGTGCGACCGCCGCGACCCGGCCGTCGCG from Plantactinospora sp. BC1 carries:
- a CDS encoding RidA family protein — encoded protein: MPKQIVVADRAAPPGGPYSHAVVAGDFAYLSGACPVRPDGTWVQGDFAEQARAAFANLAKVAEAAGGDLDRAVRVGVYLRDFADFPAMNEIYREFFGTESLPARTTLPVALEGFDIEIDAVLYLGD
- a CDS encoding amidohydrolase/deacetylase family metallohydrolase encodes the protein MTAPEVEPAVESAVAPGPEGWDLLFTGAELLDPGTGRTGRHDVAVRDGRVAAVAPVLPRDRAAERVELAGRLVTPGLVDLHTHVYAGATYWGIDPDPVAWRSGVTTWVDAGSAGAYGFAAFAAASARYTVRVPALLNISAVGLVAPVGESRELANCDVELAVSTVRAHRERIVGIKVRMDRHNVGTHGLAPLRRAVEVAGECGLPVMVHIGAGPPTVAQMLPLLRPGDLITHCASGIAAGPDGFDPAAKEAYQAGVRFDLGHGSGGFAFDVLEAQLAAGMPPHAVSTDLHSRSLHGPVFDLPTTMAKMLAVGMSLPQVVAAATVGPARALGLPDGTGTLAVGAPADLAVFSTDLGRHELVDVHGQRRYAPLRLVNEATYRAGRLLPPRQPEPVPPWIPLTGAQRAALADRDRAVRRLLTPPLVGPDGLAEQFPRHGG